A section of the Ruania halotolerans genome encodes:
- the nirD gene encoding nitrite reductase small subunit NirD has translation MSETTAETGTWVAVCALEELTVERGAAALVGGLQMALFRTPDDAVYAVAQRDPFSGANVMSRGIVGTRQGEPTVAGPLYKQVFSLRTGACLERAGYEPLDGTPDLTTWPVQVVDTVVQVQTSHSRDQEDVKS, from the coding sequence ATGAGTGAGACCACTGCTGAGACGGGCACCTGGGTTGCCGTGTGTGCCCTCGAGGAGCTCACTGTGGAACGCGGGGCCGCCGCATTGGTGGGCGGGCTGCAGATGGCACTGTTCCGCACCCCCGATGACGCCGTGTACGCAGTGGCCCAGCGTGACCCGTTCAGCGGAGCGAATGTGATGTCTCGTGGGATCGTCGGCACCCGGCAGGGGGAGCCGACGGTGGCGGGTCCGCTGTACAAGCAGGTGTTCTCGCTGCGCACCGGGGCATGCCTGGAACGCGCCGGGTACGAACCGCTCGACGGGACTCCAGATCTGACCACCTGGCCCGTCCAGGTGGTGGACACAGTGGTGCAGGTACAGACTTCTCACAGTCGCGACCAGGAAGATGTGAAGTCATGA